The sequence below is a genomic window from Corvus hawaiiensis isolate bCorHaw1 chromosome 17, bCorHaw1.pri.cur, whole genome shotgun sequence.
agggcagaggcaagATTGAACCAGGTTGTTGATTCAGGATTTAGTTGTCTATCAAGTACCTTCTGAACACCTGACCAACCTCACACcacagcttttgaaaataaagtttcCACCATGTAAAGTAAACCAACCTATTTCCAAACTTACCAGTCCAAAGAGCATTTCATAGAGGACAGCTCCTAGGCACCACCAGTCTACTGTCCTGTCATAGGGCTGCTTCTTTAGCACCTCAGGAGCCAGGTACTGGGAAGccagaaggaaatatttgagtCAAATTATAAAGGAAGGGCTTTACCCTTATAAGCCCCAAACCTGGCTGCACATTATTCCTAATGTGTTGAGCAAACATTAGGAATAACGCAGATGTATTTCCTATTATTATCTAATAAACTCTCCATTTGCTTTGGTGCAAAGGCGTTGAAAGACACCTACCAAAGCCCTCAAAGTGTCCTTCCAGAGAACAGAAGGTTCTCTTCCTAGAGAGGATTTGTACAAGGGCTTGCCACCCACCACAGTTCAACCAACCAACCTGTGCCACCCTGACACATCACACCTCTAAAAAGCTCCTGCAGTTTTGTgaaagctgctgtttccagcCCCGGTAAGCCTGCCCAAAGCAGCAAAACTACCAAGAGCCACCACCAAGGAGCAACAGGCAAGAATTTGAGCATTCTGCAGAACAGTCTGCCACAGAATTATCTCTGTGTGCTATCAGGCTCTGTCTAGAACAGGAAAACACCAACACACAGAGCAAAACTAGAAAACAAAGCTCAAACATTCCTCCTTGGTTCATGCTATGCTATGGCATAAGAGGCATACccctggaaaaggggggaaattcCTGCCCCCTTCTGCTGAGTTTGAACACTGAAAGGTGTCATGTTTACAGAGCCTTTGTCAAGCTGTCTGGGGAACAGCTGAAGTGCTACCAAAATCCCCAGCAGGCTCCGTCAGGAGCAGGTTAAAAAGCCTCCAAGAAGCCAGACTGGAAACAGGTTTTTACAAACGCCAGCTGGAGCGCATTGGAGAAAAGGCATTTCCTCCCCTCTGAGCAGTGATCACATTCCAGAGGGAGCCTGGTGCTCTCCTCCATGCAGGGCATTCTGTAGCTCCTGCATGCACCAAGGACACACAGGAGAGCACAGCAAGGTCCTGTGCACGCCAGTACCAGCAGGCTCCTTGTCCTGCACCTCTGGGGTCTCAGAACTGGTAAACATCCTGCTCACAGGCTCCCAGGGACACTGTTGTCTCCACCTCCACAGCTATTTTCACAAGCCTGGCCATTTCCAAGTGCAGGAACCCTTGCCCCAATAACTGATTAATACTCAGAAATTGCTGTGTTGTTACAGGTAGAGCTGTCTCTGCTGAATAGGGAAGGCCTTATCTGAACTCCAGCTTCAGGCTGACAGCCTCAGAGAGCCCATAATTTTTTGAGGTGTCACATAAACCCGAGACCCAGAGCAACAAGTGTCTGAAGGCTTCCAGCCCTCAGGTCACAGCAAAGCCCCAGCATATGCAGTACCTCAGGAGTGCCACAAAAGGTAGAAGTTGTCTCCTCTTGCTCCATTCCTTCTTTGCAGAGTCCAAAGTCTGTCAATACTATGTGTCCCTAAAGAAATGAGATATTTTAGCTTGTCCCACTCTTTCTGGAGAGGAGACAGGATTTCCAAGTATTCACCTATGCATTACATTTCATGTGGGTTTTAGTTTCCCACTGCTCATCtgccccccctccctccccttgtGTTCATCCTACAGCACAGGCACTGGAGCCTATAGAGGAAATAAAgtctagatttcttttttttaaatttgtctaCAGCTAGATAGCCATGAAGAGATGCAGCACTGTGGtgattttctgctgctttatcCCAGAGCCAATTTATGTAACAGTCACCACCAGAGTTGCAGCAGTGACCTGCTCTTCACACCCCTGATCCCTACGCACAGCTTCTGGGAATGAGCCAGGGGCCCCAAATCCATGCAGTCCTTCAGAGGGCAGGCCCAGTCATCCTTCCCACAGAAGTGCAGTGGGGCAGACAGACAAAACCCATGCCATCCATCAGCTATAGCCCAGCTTGCAGAGCCACAGCCCTCTGTTTGTGGTCTTGACATTTTTAAAGGCAGCAGGAAGACAGCCCAAGCTGTGACTATACCTGGCAATCCAGGAGAATGTTCTCAGGCTTTAAGTCCCTGCAAGACAAAGTGCTGTTTGAGCAGATTTGGCCAGATATTTAGAAAACATGGATCTGAAACAGCATCAGCTAAGAACAGGAGCTAACAAAACCTCCCAATCCAGACCGCCAAGACCTTCCCAAATTGCAGATTCCCATCAGTATACATACATGCAAACATAGGTAGGCTGCTTTCACAGCCTATCAGGATCAAGCGTTAGCCAGGATTTCCATGCATAAATTGTTACTGAGAGATATTTCTTACTTATTGAGCCAGTTTTCTTTTATATCTTTAAACTTAATACTCTCAGACAGATactgggaaggggaaagaatgGCTTATTGCCTGTTGGGTCCTGTGCAGACCCTCTTGCAGGGTAAAGTGCCAGCAGCACAGTCTTGTCTGGGGTAGGAGATTCTTCAGCTATGCCAGTCCTGCCTTTCACTTCCCCAGTGAATCCCATTCCCTCGCAGCACTGCACCCCTGGTTGGGCAGGCTTGGTGCCCCTGCCTTACCTGTAGATGATGTTTAGGGAATGCAGGTACCCAATGGCACTGGCGACTTCTGCAGCGTAGAATCGGGCCCGGGGCTCACGGAAACAGCGCTCCCTTTGTAAGTGGAAGAAGAGCTATGGGAAGGTGAGAGGGTGCATCATGTCTCTAAATAAATGAAGGCTAATTTGGAGCAAGGGTGAAAGCCAGCTATATAAGTGACAAGCATTTTGCAGCAGGTAGCACATGAACAGCATGAAATAAGCCCAAGCCAAGTAAATTTAAGCAATCCAAACACCTTTCTAGAAATTGCTTCATTTGTCCTCCTCTTCATTCACAAAAATTAATAGTTAGTTCTCAAATCCTCCATCATCCGCTGACCTGATTAAGCTCCTAGCTTACTACAACCCACAAGATGATTTCAGTGGTAGTATGGCCATGAGAAGTGGTACATGCAGAGAGCTGAACATGTGAAGGTCCCCAACATGAACTCAGCTTGGGCAGGATATCCGCTTTCACAATGTCTCCCAGCCAGTTTCAGATAGCACAGAAAGACAGCTGAAAAAGGTAAGCCTCTACAGGACAGAAAAAGTCTACAAAGTTGCAGTGGCATCACACACGAGCTTTAGACATGGATCCAGAGCTAGGCCAAAAGTGAGTTTCCCTAAAGCTCACCAACACCAATACTTACCATATTCTCCCCAGCATTTTCAAATGCCCCAACACTGCTTTTCTCAGCATCTTTACTTTGGGAATCATCTGACCCAGGTCATAGCCAGCAAGATCTTGACTGGATTTACAGGTGAGGCATCCTGCCAGGTATTCCTGGCTGCTCTTTGCCAGCAGTCAAAACAACATCATCCCTCAACATCATTATCTTCTGAcaagaaacagttttaaatgAAGCAGCATGTTTGTGAAGGACCAAAAACGATTAAAACAAAGCCTGTAAGTGCACTCACCTCTCCTCCATTTACATAGTCAAGCACAAAGTAAAGCTTCTCCGAGGTCTGGAAGGAGTAGTGGAGTCCCACGAGGAAGGGGTGCTTGACATTTTTCAGAAGCACGTTACGTTCTGCCATGATGTGGTTTTGCTACCAAAAAGCAGATGAGGCATTAAGGTCTCAGGCAAGggtccagcccagcctgccctAGGGGCTCACtgctgttttcaaaacagatgGAAGCTGGGAGCCCACGAGGGTCATTCTCCAAAAGGAGAACAACTCCCTCCTATCTGACCCAATTAATCTGTGTTCTTTTGTTCTCATGGCACAGAGAAATCCGTGTTTAACACGTGAACTGCCTACATGAACACCAGGTACCCCAACTGCATTACCCAGAGAGCCCATACACCGAGCACTGTTTGCAGAAGTAGCCCAGGAGAGCAGACACACCTCCTTTTTCTTGAGGATGGTTTTCTTGTGCAACACTTTCACTGCATAAAAAGTCCCGTCACACTTGCGTTTGGCCAGGAGAACCTGCAACAGAAGGTCCTGGTCACAGCTTTCAGTCTCACCTTGGTCAGTGGTTCCTCATTAGCTCAACACTCTTGTGAGTGATCATACACAGAACGGCTTCAGAGGGCCAGATACAGGGTTTTAAAGACCAAGCTCCAGCCCTCTCAATTCCCAGCACTTTTTCATtgccagaagaaaaacacacaatATCTCCACATATATCCCCTAGACACCCAATAGAAAATACTTTTGGAACATTTGGGGACAGTCCCCTTTAAAGTGAATCCTGGCTGTCTCCAAGGTACAGATTTCTCTGGAGATCTTTTGCTGAACAAGTCTGAAACTTATTCTGAATCAAGCACTGCTCCTTACCATCACCCCCTGAGCATAAAGCACCTCACTCTTCAGTCCTTAGAGAGGTTGCGGGACCTTAAAGCAAGAATGGACTATTAATAACTGTCTCAGGTCTTATTTAATCTCAGTCCCACTCAGGCCAGACAGCCAGAGAGGTGCAAGCAAAGGACACAGCCAGAAACTCCTTCAGCAACACATGTTCCTTCCAAGCTGCCTCTAAAGATCTACAGCCCACCTGCACAAGCCCACTTACTTTTCCAAAGCTTCCTTTGCCAATAACCTTCAGGAAGTCAAAGTCTGTTGGCTTGGCACTGTTGGGCAAGAATGAAACAAGTTAATGTTTCTGGGAGAGAAACATGCAACAGTGACACCACCATCAAAGCAGAGTTCCTGCTTGGAAAAACGAGTGTTTGTGAGTTTGTGAAAGGGATTAAAGGGCACTGGTGGGTGACCCTCGCTCCCAGCCAGCTCAGGATTCGCACTGTGGGTGTCAGTGCGCCCTGCAGAGCACCAAGAGCAGTTCCCaggctgaaggcagcagcagtgaaagcaCCTGTAAGGATAAAGTGATGCCTTACAGGGGACACAGTTTATCCCTGTTTCTAGAGAAAGGTAGTCAGGAAGCCAGCAGGGATGAGGAAGACCTTCGCTTATCACCTCTCAAAAGAAAAGGGACAAGAGGCTACAGATATGGCCAGGAGAAAATGATTATAAGTGCCAGCTACAGCTTAGTCTTGAAAGCTGGTGTGTTGGTGACACACATGGTGTTAGAGGCCAAGAAATGTAATTATTGAGACTTCTGCAGACACAGGGACctgctgcatcccccaggcagATTTCTTCATGCTCCACACCCTACCTGGCTTTGCAGAGGCTTACTTGGGGTTAGCAGAAGGTCCAAGGTTGATGTTGTCAGTTGGTGTTGAAGGCTAGAGAAGATAACAAGAATTTTAGTCAAAAGGACTATGCTGCACGTTGGGTTTTCCCTTCCTCAACACAGTGTCCCTCACACAGAGCCATTGATAAACACCCATCAGCAAGAGACCCAGCTGATACTTCGGCAAACCTTTCAGGTCTCTTTGGATGGCCTTATGCACACCCAgcaccacagagctgcagcctccctcTTCCCAAAGACAAGAGgatacatacacatacatgctcttcctcctcttcctgctccctaGGAATCTTCCCCTCCCCAGACTCTGGGAACATTGTGCCTTGTCCAAAAGGGCctctctgctgtttttcttcGCCCAGCATCACccagaggacaaggcagcagtaAGACTGCCAGCAGGCTAACACAGGCTCTCTCCTTGTTTTTCATCTAAAAGCACCAGCCCCCCTCTGTCCCAAAGGTGAGGATCTGCTTGTTCAGAGCCATGATCTTACCTGGGTGCTTTTGTCTGGGCTCCGGGAACGATCCATTAAAAAAGCAACTCTCTCAGCACTTGGGAAAAGAAGAAGTAGTCAGTgttgaaaacaaaatccaaggGAGAAACAGCTTCACACCATTAACTTTCCAGGGAGCAGTGCAGACCCCAGTGCACCCCATCCATCACAGGAGGGCTGAGCTgagctccccagcactgctatCCCCAAAGGATGGGGATGCCCACActctggaggaggcagggagcagtgTGTGCTGACAGGAGGTTAGGGGAAAAGGGTTCCTGGGTGCACAAGCACATGAAATGTCTGCCCTTGACTTGCAATAGCACAAAGTGCTCAGGGCACCAGCACATGAggaccagcacagccccagcagcaacACAGCACCAGGCCAGGTGAAGTCACAGCTCTCCTGGCCAGACCCCTCtcaaggcagctgcagcccccaccCCACTGCCCAGGGATACCGCAGCCCAGTGAGTATCCCCACAGGGCAGCCAGGAGAGTCCAGCCGGGTCCAACCACCATGGTCcatggggctggcagcagccagaggcCACTCCCCAGGCCAGGTCAGACCAGGGCAGCTCAGGGCTGTTGACATTGCAGGAGAGCTGCCATGGCAGCCAGGACAGGCTCGGTGAGCAGAAGCATTAAAGACCAGGGCTCTTGTCTGCCTGGTGCAGCTTTTGCTGGGGCTGGAAGAGCTGGACTTGAACACTTGTTGGTTCAGATCCATCCTGCCTGAGCATCACTGGGGATAGGTGGACCCTACTTCAGGGATTCCTCCCTTTGGTTTTAAGGGTTCCCCCATGCTCCTTGCAAAGGCCAGAATTAAGGAGAtaacacaaaacaaacagctctgctcccttctcccctaCCCCAGAGAGCTTTGACTCCCCCTCACATGAAGGCTCTGAAGGCTCCCATCCCCACAGCCACTCTCTGCCCTACCCCTCCCAAAAAGGGGGTCCAAAGACCCCACCAGCCTCCCCACATCTCACCTGTGGGTGCTCCCACTCGCTGCCCCCACACAGCACCAGGCACAGACCCCCAGCCATTCCAAAGAAGCCCCTCCTGTGCAGCCAGGCTGAGCATGGCAGGAGCTGCCGGGCAGCAGCGGATACTggcagctgtccccagggactGCCCACATCTGCCCGGTGCCAGCCAGCACCATCCGCCACCCAGCCAGCGCAGGGGTTATCGGGCTGAGCTGTTAAAGGGctcccatcccactgggagGGTTTCATACTCACTacaagcagagcctggagccGGAGGCCTTGATGGTTTGTTCTATCCTCTCCCGGCCGTGCTTGATGAGTTCTGTGAGGAAAGTTGGAGCACCGAAGCCGATTAGCTGGCAGCGTGATCACAAGTGCACAGAGGCACATTTGTTCTTCTCtgaccttgctcttctctccacagccaCCCTCCTCCCCCTTCCACTCACATACCAAAATAACCGGGAAATTATAGGAACCAGGACATCTTCCCTCCCAGCTTCACCAGGAGCCCTCAATAGCTCACAGGACAGCGATGAGTGCCACAAAACAGACACCTTCTCTGGTGGCCAAGGGGACTCAGGCTAAAGCACCAATGACAAGCCTTCCTGAGccacccctgtgtccccagggggAACAAGGAGAGTGCTCACAAGGATGAGGTTGTACTGGGATACATCACACACTTGGCACATCCACTGTCCCTTTCATCCAGGACTCTGCGAGTAATTAGGGACATGAATGAAACCTTTCAGGCCCTGCAGGAGGTAagccagcacacacacagcacaggagtGACTTGCCCAAGGACACATAGCCAGTGCCAGAAGCTGGGATTCCCACCGTGGAGCATCCCTGCTGCTCAGCCGTGCAGGCGGTTGCCATCactcatcatcatcatcacctcTCCCTTCACAGAGGGGCAGCCCTgagcctgctccctgctgctgcacaggctGAGCCAGAGGGAAGCCCAAGGAGTGCAGCCTGTACAGAGGAGATCCTTGTTTTGCTTAGGACAGTAGATAGCAAGATTATTTCAAGACTCAGTTTTACTCAGTTCTGCCactgaagggaaaggaagaatcAAAGCATTCACAGAAACATGTGTTTACCtcaatttaaaaagaagggGCTTTGTGGACACAAGCAAGTTGTGTCCATAAATATCCTGGAATAGCTCTTCTACAGACCAGGGAATGGACAGCACCAACTGCCAGAGGCCATCTCTCTGGGCAAAGAATTTGTAGGACAATGAGTTTTGAGGCAAACGAGTCCATAACAGAGCCCTTCCCGCATGGATATTTGGATCTGCCAGGCAGAGGGACCTGTGAAGTCCTGAGAGCCACTGAACTGGCCCCACCAGCAGATCTGGGGGCAGCTCTGATGAGCAGCCAAAAAATTAAGCTGTGGGTTTAGAGTTTCTGAATGGATAAGaaagggaaagcaggaatttaaagcaaaatccACAAACCATGCAGAGGGAAAACTTACAACCTCAGTCTGGTCTGAGCCCCTGACCTTGTCCGTACTTTGCCCTGCAGCAGGTCCAAGATCCTGTCCCAGCTGGCACCCACCAGCGGGGACAGCACACAGACAGCACCCAGACAGATCAAACCCCATCTCTTCCCACTGGGCATAGTCCTTTCCCGGAAAGTCTGGCTTTCCCTGGCTCCCTGAGGTCTGCTGAAGGGCATCCAACACCTGCCTCGGGGCTGCGTCTGTCCCGCAGGCTGGGCAGGTATCATGGCCACAGCAGGGGGACAtcagtgctgctgtctctgACCAGACAACACTCACTGAAGGCTCAGGGCCAGGAAGGAGGTTGGCACAGCAGATGGCCAGGGCACACAGGTGTGTGTGGACAAGCCCCAAGCTGCACATGGCAGCAGTACGTAGAGGAGTGAAGGTTCCCACCCCTGCTCAGGAGCCTCTTGCCAGAGCAGCCCAACCGAACACCTCactccttctccctgcctgcagctccatcAGGTGATACAGCCCATTTCCTCCAAATCTGAACCCCCACAAGCCTGGGTTTGGCCCCAGGGTCAGCGTGCTGCCACTGCTCCAACCCCAGACTTGGGGGGAACATAACGACTCAGGCACAGATGGAGATATCACAGCTTGGACATCTTGGAGAGCACATGGGCAAGCCATGGAAACACATCCATCTGCTTTGGAGGTATTTACTAGCAGCACAGGATGCAGGACAAGTTCCTGGCTTGCTCCAAGGGGCTTGGACAAGCCTGTTTTAGCAACCTGCAGCTAGGCAAgggccccttccagcctggcagcCCGTTAATGCCTCCCTCCACCAACCCTGTTCTGCTCCACTGCCTCTTTGCTGGAAGTGAAGCCACTCAACAAGTCCCTGCTGACCAAGGACAGCCTTTtccagaaaagctttttcattAAAGGGACTTGCTCTGAGGTTAAAGTCTCTGGCACTGAAGTACCATACCCATTTTTAGGATGTGTATATCCGCATCCCATATCACTTTCTATTCAGCTTCAGAGCCACCTTCCCCAGCCCAAGTCCACCTTCAAAAACAGGTTAGTTTGTGGTTTAAATCTCACAAGCAGTCGAGCAGGCTTTTCTTTATCACTAACAAACCCTACTCCCCCTGAAGCACAAAGATTTCCTGAGCGCACACACTGAACAACAGAACCAGAAATAGGTCACAGAAATACGCTGGAATCCTTGGTTATACATgcccagctgcatccctccttGTGCCTGCTGGTGCAGCACAGGTGCTCCAGGCACGGCCAGGGCCACAGAGAGCATCGGCAAGCAAGTCTAGGAGTTTCCCAGTATAATGTGACTATTACACACCAGGAATAACCCCTGCACCCTGCTCCCCACTCCTCAAAGACAATTTCACCCCAACTCCCAGCCAGAGGCATCCCCCAGGAACGAAGTCCCCGCTCACACAACAGAAAGCCGCTACTTACAAGTTGGAGCAGTTACTGCAGCTAAATCTCCCCCCACCACACATCCCTCAGTAACATACGTTtgcttcccagcacagcacgAGCAGCTCCCTCTTCCTTGCACAGTTCTGGCAGTGCTGACCCACATTCCCATGCTAGCCCAGCGTTATTTGCTACAAACACATTACTAATGCAACGCGTACCCTGCACGGAGATACAACCTCACAGCCTCGTCATCTGCGGGCTGCCTCCCACCCTCCTCCCTGATGTCACCGCTCTCGGCAGCCTCCCCTACCTAACCTACATTGCAAACCCCTCCAAGCGAGTCCCTCGTCCTCTCCCGCTGTGGTTAAACAGAAGGGCTGGCTGCCAGCATGGAGAGGCATGGCAGGGCTGTCACCGGGACAGCAGGTGATGCTTTGGAGGAAGCACAGAGTTTGGAAGGGCAGGATTGAGAGAGGGGCACCGAAGGCAGCCCACAGCTTTCAcccagcacaggggctgctCTCAGCCTAAGGGGGAGCTGCCCCAGTTTCAgctcagagaagagcagggagagaggtggGAAGGAGGATTCCCGCAAACACGTGCTTTTactggggagaggaaaaaaaggctcaAGTTTTCCCCAGCTACAGATCTAAGAGATAGCTGCAAGCCAGTACTGAACTGCACTTTCATTCCCATTGAGGCACTACAGTAAGTCCAGGAAGAGGTTAGGAAAGACTTTAAAGCACTTCTGTATTTGAGGAAGCTTTCTTAGCCACCCTCTGGAGAGCTCCTGGCTTGTCCAATTTTCTCCTGCAGATCCTGGGACACTGCAAACCAAAGCAGGAGCCCAGCCAAGCAGCCATGGCTCGGGGCAAGCTGGAGCCCACAGACAACCAATCCTTGAAATTTTAGAGAAAAGCTGTATGCAGAActtaaagaaaacagcaggtGGCTAAAGTTTGAAGCGCttggcagaaaaataattccatgaAAACAAGTCACTAAACATACCTGGGAGCACATCTGCCAGAGGCTGAGTCCTGAAGCACGGGAAGCAGCCCACAACCAGTGAGTGCAGAGACCTCTCATTCCCCCCATTTCCCATCCTTGCACCAGCCCACCCTGTTAGGCCAGGAGCCCAAAGCCCCTTCCTAAAACCCAGAGGGGAAGAGCTTTGTTTCCTGCAGCAGTTCATTTAGCCCCTAAACACAACCACCCTCAACCCCTCAAAGTGATCGTGCCACTGCTAGTGCCTCACTGCAACACTTtaaagagagcaggaaaagctgcccaGCTGCAAAAGATGAATAGACACCTGCTAGCTATACCCTAGGAGTGAGAATTTAGGTGGGAGGGGTAGTTTTGGGTGGGGAGGAAAGGGTGTAGGTTGTGGCTAGGAGCAGATTACAGCCTGGCAGGCAGCTCAGGTgttctgaataattttttacaAGTCAGCTGGAAATTTGTCTGCCATCCAGTGGTTTGGAGGAAGGTCAAAACTGGCATTTGGTTTAGGTCAAACCCTGAAGGAGCTGCTTTTTCCACTGTCCTCAGGAATCCTggagggctgcagccagggcagccaggctggtgctTTGCAGCACTGTTAGCTGCAAACATAAACACACAGGGAGCCTGGTGATTTGAGAGACCAGGGACTAAGCTCTGAGCAAAAGGGACCTGGGAGAAGGGCTGGTGTCTTCTCTCTCTTcgttaaaaataaagcagtcaCTTTTTGCTTCCATTGTAATTTCCTACAAAAtctccctgtgtgcagctgcagcagcaggaaaccaGCTTGCAGAGCAATTTCAGTGGTGGGTGCAAGGAGGTAAAAGCCATGCTGTGGGCAGCATTCCTTGTGGGAAGCAGAACAGCCACCATGGGATGGGTGGCCCTCACTCCAGACTGCAGCTACTGCGGGAGATCACTTGGGACATCTGATGTGCTTGGTGCCATGTGTAGCAAGGAAAGGGAAGCAGCATTTTGCTTGAAATGTTGCCTTCTCTCAGGtcaaaacctgattttttgCTCAGCCAATATTCTCAGGCTATCAGCATTGACATCTTTTAAGAATATCCcttaacatatttttcttttctccagctttgCCTCCACTTGCATTGAAATTGTcaaatttcagaataatttcatCAGTTAACTTACATTTTCTAGTCAGTGccttctgcttttgttt
It includes:
- the SGK2 gene encoding serine/threonine-protein kinase Sgk2 isoform X2; protein product: MFVAWMEPSSTALGKTKELIKHGRERIEQTIKASGSRLCLYAERVAFLMDRSRSPDKSTQPSTPTDNINLGPSANPNAKPTDFDFLKVIGKGSFGKVLLAKRKCDGTFYAVKVLHKKTILKKKEQNHIMAERNVLLKNVKHPFLVGLHYSFQTSEKLYFVLDYVNGGELFFHLQRERCFREPRARFYAAEVASAIGYLHSLNIIYRDLKPENILLDCQGHIVLTDFGLCKEGMEQEETTSTFCGTPEYLAPEVLKKQPYDRTVDWWCLGAVLYEMLFGLPPFYSRDVSQMYDNILHKPLQIQGTKTVAACDILQGLLHKDQKRRLGAKTDFLEIKNHVFFSPINWDDLYHKRITPPFNPNVAGPADLRHFDPEFTQEAISASITHTPDLAASSSSASDAFLGFSYAPAEEDI
- the SGK2 gene encoding serine/threonine-protein kinase Sgk2 isoform X3, producing the protein MLLDELIKHGRERIEQTIKASGSRLCLYAERVAFLMDRSRSPDKSTQPSTPTDNINLGPSANPNAKPTDFDFLKVIGKGSFGKVLLAKRKCDGTFYAVKVLHKKTILKKKEQNHIMAERNVLLKNVKHPFLVGLHYSFQTSEKLYFVLDYVNGGELFFHLQRERCFREPRARFYAAEVASAIGYLHSLNIIYRDLKPENILLDCQGHIVLTDFGLCKEGMEQEETTSTFCGTPEYLAPEVLKKQPYDRTVDWWCLGAVLYEMLFGLPPFYSRDVSQMYDNILHKPLQIQGTKTVAACDILQGLLHKDQKRRLGAKTDFLEIKNHVFFSPINWDDLYHKRITPPFNPNVAGPADLRHFDPEFTQEAISASITHTPDLAASSSSASDAFLGFSYAPAEEDI
- the SGK2 gene encoding serine/threonine-protein kinase Sgk2 isoform X4 — its product is MNCCRKQSSSPLGFRKGLWAPGLTGWAGARMGNGGNERSLHSLVVGCFPCFRTQPLADVLPELIKHGRERIEQTIKASGSRLCLYAERVAFLMDRSRSPDKSTQPSTPTDNINLGPSANPNAKPTDFDFLKVIGKGSFGKVLLAKRKCDGTFYAVKVLHKKTILKKKEQNHIMAERNVLLKNVKHPFLVGLHYSFQTSEKLYFVLDYVNGGELFFHLQRERCFREPRARFYAAEVASAIGYLHSLNIIYRDLKPENILLDCQGHIVLTDFGLCKEGMEQEETTSTFCGTPEYLAPEVLKKQPYDRTVDWWCLGAVLYEMLFGLPPFYSRDVSQMYDNILHKPLQIQGTKTVAACDILQGLLHKDQKRRLGAKTDFLEIKNHVFFSPINWDDLYHKRITPPFNPNVAGPADLRHFDPEFTQEAISASITHTPDLAASSSSASDAFLGFSYAPAEEDI
- the SGK2 gene encoding serine/threonine-protein kinase Sgk2 isoform X1, whose product is MVLAGTGQMWAVPGDSCQYPLLPGSSCHAQPGCTGGASLEWLGVCAWCCVGAASGSTHSAERVAFLMDRSRSPDKSTQPSTPTDNINLGPSANPNAKPTDFDFLKVIGKGSFGKVLLAKRKCDGTFYAVKVLHKKTILKKKEQNHIMAERNVLLKNVKHPFLVGLHYSFQTSEKLYFVLDYVNGGELFFHLQRERCFREPRARFYAAEVASAIGYLHSLNIIYRDLKPENILLDCQGHIVLTDFGLCKEGMEQEETTSTFCGTPEYLAPEVLKKQPYDRTVDWWCLGAVLYEMLFGLPPFYSRDVSQMYDNILHKPLQIQGTKTVAACDILQGLLHKDQKRRLGAKTDFLEIKNHVFFSPINWDDLYHKRITPPFNPNVAGPADLRHFDPEFTQEAISASITHTPDLAASSSSASDAFLGFSYAPAEEDI